AATTCACTAAAAAAACAATatgttaatatttataattatataaatcttaacaattattcagaatatatatatatatatatatatatatttctttctctctctctcttaataatACTAAGAGTCTTCTAACTCATTTGGTTGGCATCTCCTGGTGTCTCTGTCTACCAGATATAAAATGATtgatattgtaaaataatagtTTGAATCTAATCAGATTTTGTAAAATCCTTACTTATACAACTCTGTTGAGTGAACTAATTTCTTATCAAAAGAGTATTATGATAGTAAATCACATCATAAAATTATTCCTATAACATCATTTCTTAATGATAGTGATTACACATCctcttaaaaattgaaaatcatttAAGTAACTAAAATTGAAATCTGAAATCTAATAATGATTCAAGTTTGTTAAGAGCAATCTCAAATAAATCCATTCCATGTCCTTGAAATAAACATTGTCACTAGGTTTTTCTTCCAATTACCCTGAACTTTCTTTGATATGAGAAATTGTTTCACTTTCCCCATAAATCAAgcacaaattttaaattgttcttCAGTCAGATCTGGTTTCGCATTTTCCTCATCATATACCTCTCATGCATCAAGCTTTCACAAGCTTTCGTAGACTACCACAAACGAAATCTTTGAATGATGAAAAGCCATTTTGACCACTGAAGCAGCAAGATTTTCCTTATCCTaatgttcaaaatttaaaagaaaattatgatttaCAATGGAAACATATTATAAAATACTTTCTAAatcacctaataattcactttaGCCTTACACTTCTCCACAATATGAGCACCTTTTTAACTTGCAATAAATTTCGCAACACATTATGCTGGGGAAAATACCGTAAAGAAGACAATAAGAAATTAGCaaccagttaaaaaaaaagacaaattcaaaaaagGTCATTAAAACTTTCTAGCATAAAAGTATAATAAACAGCTCTATCGATTTATACGTCTAACCGACCTTGTTGTCTAATTCTTCAATTTTATCACAAACAGCTTTCAGTGATGCTAGATCATCCTTTATAAGCACACCCTTTTTAACACAAATCTCCATCAACCAATCTCCACTTGCAGCATTTTCTTTCTCATCCTTAAGAATCTTCAAAACCACTTCTTCTTTTCTAGTCTCACATAGACCAACCATTTTGCTTAAGAGATTTAAGTGCATTAAGTTTGTGCTGACAATTGCACTAGGGTAGTTCATCTGCCCTTCATCCTAGGTTTCCTTTGCCCTCACAAACAACTTGCTTTGCAATCAACCCTCTATTTTCAAGACTCTTCACCACATATGCAATGTATTTCCCTTCCATTCCCTATCCCTTATACCAGCTGCATttgtagttgttaaaaactatctGCACtgccattttctatcctcttcctcaaaaaaaagaacaaaagctaAGACCCCATCCTGCTTTCCCACCCCTGCTCCTCTCATATACTGTCTGATACAAGGCACAACAGCCTAGATACCACACTAATAAATAAAGTGTCAAACCCATGCTAACTGGAAACAAAATTCTCTCTCAGTTTGCTTGCTCTCATGTATGGTTCTCAATAGCACAAAGAAGATGATCTATTCTTTCAAAAGTATAGTTTTCTCAGATTTGTCTCTAATCAATATCAACATTCTCTCTCAGCTATTACTAATGACCAAGAGTCCCCATATGCAACAACTCCTTCAAGCAAACTCTAGCCATTCCTGACTGCAAAACCTACATTCTAAATCATGGACCCTGTTTTGATTCATGATTTTGTACCTTAATATTTTGAACAGTTCAACCCACTTATAGGTGTTATTTCAACAACAGAGTACGAATTTAAAACCATCCAGATCAAGCCATTATACAGGTTGTACAAACACCAGTTCATAAAAGGCCATATTtgcaaataaccaaaaaaaaaaaaaaaaaactctttgcaATCCTATTATAAAAGATTACATTGAATCTTGAATTTGAATAGCAACAAAGAAGCTGAGAAGATGTGAAGAATCACCGTAAATAATGGGAATTTGGTCTACGAAAGACTCTCGCAGTGAATTCTTCAAATTACATTTGatggaatttaaatttattactctcaaatttcatgttaattttCCACGcgtaaattgaaaatttcttcaTTTGTGAAGCCAATCAAGGACATAAATAAATTCCACACTCCAAATTCTGGCTACAAAGGCTCTACCCAAAGTCCAAACACATAGTTAGAATCCATTCTATTTGATTCCTTTATAAACTCCTGAACATAGAGTAAACGACTACGGAATTATGCAAACCATaaaatttctttccaaaatgaaaataatttgcACGATTGACAACTTTCCAAAGAACTAGAAATTATATTTCAtccattattttataacaacAAATTAACCTAGGCAAATATCAGTTTTGACGATTCCAATGTGAACAACAGAAGTACCATTACATGATTGTAATGCCACACAGgctagaaaataaagaaatgaacataaaaaatttaaagaatcaAATTCACCTCTAATGCTCAGGTGCAGCTTTCAATTCACAAGAGAGGATATTCATCTTATGCCACAGCAGGCATGTCCTTAATCCATGGGTCCAATGGCTTCCCAATTGAGTACACAATGAATCCTATCTCCCTCAGCTTCTTGACATTCACCATGTTTCTACCATCAAACACAAATGCAGGTTTCTGCATATTATCAAAAATCCTTTGGTAATCAAGGGTCTTGAACTCATCCCACTCGGTTAGAATGCAGATCGCATGAGCATCCCTTGCAGCCTCATAAGCGTCCCAAACTATGCTCACTTTCTTCACAGTACTAGGGCTCATTGGCTGGAGATGAACTGGATGATCCCAATCAAACTTGTCCATCGAGAGATCCCTTTGGATCTGATCCATGGTGACTTGTGGATCATATATGCTCAGCCGTGCTCTATCTCTCAACAGCTCTTTGCACACATCAATTGCTGGTGTTTCCCTTGTATCCCCAGTATCCTTCTTAAAGGCAAACCCAAGTATGGCAATCTTTTTACCAGAAACTGTGTTGAACATTGAAGAGACAACCCTGTTCACAAACCGCTTCTTTTGGTAGTCATTCACCTTAATGACTTGTTTCCAGTAGTTGGCAACTTCAGGTAGGCCATTGCAATCACAAATATAGACCAAGTTGAGTATGTCTTTTTGAAAGCAAGATCCACCAAAACCAACACTAGCATTAAGGAACTTGGATCCAATTCTGGTGTCCTTACCAACAGCATGGGAAACCTGTGAAACATCTGCCCCAGTTGCCTCACAGAG
The Quercus lobata isolate SW786 chromosome 10, ValleyOak3.0 Primary Assembly, whole genome shotgun sequence DNA segment above includes these coding regions:
- the LOC115966087 gene encoding UDP-glucose 6-dehydrogenase 1-like, whose amino-acid sequence is MVKICCIGAGYVGGPTMAVIALKCPSIQVVVVDISVSRITAWNSEQLPIYEPGLEDIVKQCRGKNLFFNTDVEKNVAEADIIFVSVNTPTKTQGLGAGRAADLTYWESAARLIADVSTSNKIVVEKSTVPVKTAEAIEKILSFNSKGINYQILSNPEFLAEGTAIQDLFNPDRVLIGGRETPDGQKAIQTLKDVYAHWVPEDRIITTNLWSAELSKLAANAFLAQRISSVNAMSALCEATGADVSQVSHAVGKDTRIGSKFLNASVGFGGSCFQKDILNLVYICDCNGLPEVANYWKQVIKVNDYQKKRFVNRVVSSMFNTVSGKKIAILGFAFKKDTGDTRETPAIDVCKELLRDRARLSIYDPQVTMDQIQRDLSMDKFDWDHPVHLQPMSPSTVKKVSIVWDAYEAARDAHAICILTEWDEFKTLDYQRIFDNMQKPAFVFDGRNMVNVKKLREIGFIVYSIGKPLDPWIKDMPAVA